One segment of Neodiprion fabricii isolate iyNeoFabr1 chromosome 1, iyNeoFabr1.1, whole genome shotgun sequence DNA contains the following:
- the LOC124176245 gene encoding myosin-IIIb-like isoform X8 has translation MLHDPNEMTGGGTNMAYHGLSQHLNFDSLPDPDERFSLQELIGEGTYGEVYSARDKTTDSLVAVKILENVADNIEEIEEEYLVLRDLSLHPNIPLFHGIFLKKAPAQEEDQLWFVMELCTGGSVTDLVQGLKKRGKRLTDDQIAYIIRETVEALIYLHSNHCMHRDVKGHNILLTEEARVKLVDFGVSSHLAATMARRNTSVGTPYWMAPEVIACEQQLDSSYDSRCDIWSVGITAIELADGDPPLSELHPMRALFQIPRNPPPSLKNPDLFSPELTDFISECLVKDLEHRPFASELAEHPLLVNVAAVLDQVREELREEISRQRSNGRVHRQPEVTTKHGKLKTDRKTKPEKMYVDDLAALDLLSEDAIVEQLQNRYEHAQIYTYIGDILVAVNPFANLGLYTGIEQRRYKGQARSDNPPHIFAVADAAYQALLHQRRNQAIVISGESGAGKTESANLLLKQLVYLSKAPNRNLEERILQINPIMEAFGNATTGINANSSRFGKYLDLTMTKGGKVTGARIAVYLLEQSRVVAQAEGERNFHIFYYMYDGLDADNRLKEFHLDSGLRQQHKYLADHSHTSQTHIDKFQQLKAGFKVLGFRDEEVDTVYGVLAAILHLGDIEFAEVASEDNTDNKSRVIDMAPLHRVSRLLGVEAIDLLEALTSNSVVTRGETITRNNTVTEASAARDAMAKGLYGRLFDWMVNQINCLLNFDRANYEPLAIGLLDIFGFENFPRNSFEQLCINIANEQIQYYFNQHIFTWEQQEYMAEGIPVDLVEFSDNRPVLDMLLSRPIGLLALLDEESRFPRATDRSLVEKFHNNVKSKFYVRPKSDAICFAIHHFAGRVVYQADGFLEKNRNFLPPEVIQLIRQSQFDMVRFLFQCPITRTGNLYSALYDTGSRKISQSHQSTKDLPAVPQPLKLFQDRYSSRGLASQSRAQQTVATYFRFSLMDLLQKMVSGSPQFVRCIKPNDSKSPRLFDKEKVIKQLRYTGVLETIRIRQNGFSHRIPFNDFLKRYCFLAFGYDERVVANRDNCRLLLVRLKMDGWALGKTKVFLKYYHVEFLSKMYEEQLKKIIMVQACVRRWLAKIRYRKQKWQFAVSIVTLQRHIRGWLTRKHLEEELIKQRAEEEALALEKARENEQKTGMNWFKAKLLRGFTQEQIDVAAVNELNKGKENLNEDTAAVIIQSHFRGFTIRRRFGYELEERFKRILNNYDNKQDGLQALLREGLRNEDAAFIVQRWFRKEEIVKKKKSVHPPRDPVHSKLRQTDLIAFSQNVHMKNQDVHKNLRRNKPGIRLNDVEEPPPDYVRPEGFDMVHKMLEYRNGNPPDAEATAKYYKDLKEEMSRRSHRKWFGIRRRRSWLGLTVDTARK, from the exons ATGCTGCACGATCCAAACG AAATGACTGGTGGTGGGACCAACATGGCGTACCACGGTCTGAGTCaacatttgaattttgattcgCTACCAGACCCCGACGAGCGGTTCTCGCTCCAGGAGTTGATTGGCGAAGGAACTTATGGTGAGGTCTACTCCGCGCGAGACAAGACGACGGACTCCCTTGTCGCGGTAAAGATCTTGGAAAATGTTGCCGACAACATTGAGGAAATCGAGGAGGAATACCTAGTCCTCAGGGACCTGAGCCTCCACCCAAACATACCCCTCTTCCATGGAATATTCCTGAAAAAGGCCCCTGCTCAGGAGGAAGACCAGTTATGGTTCGTCATGGAG CTATGCACCGGTGGATCAGTCACGGATTTAGTCCAGGGACTGAAGAAGCGCGGTAAGCGTCTCACCGACGACCAGATTGCCTACATCATCAGAGAAACCGTCGAGGCCCTCATCTATCTTCACAGTAACCACTGCATGCACCGTGACGTCAAGGGTCACAACATCCTCCTCACTGAAGAAGCGCGAGTTAAACTCGTTGACTTTGGGGTCTCCTCGCATCTGGCAGCTACTATGGCCAGGCGGAACACTTCCGTTGGAACTCCCTACTGGATGGCTCCTGAG GTGATAGCATGTGAGCAGCAGCTAGATTCCTCATACGATTCGCGCTGTGATATTTGGTCAGTTGGAATAACTGCGATAGAGTTGGCGGACGGTGACCCACCACTGTCAGAACTTCATCCGATGCGGGCTCTCTTTCAAATACCACGAAATCCTCCGCCATCGTTGAAGAATCCAGATCTTTTTTCCCCGGAGTTGACAGACTTCATTTCCGAATGTCTAGTTAAGGATCTGGAACACCGTCCCTTCGCAAGTGAACTTGCTGAACACCCACTCCTGGTGAATGTTGCCGCGGTACTTGACCAAGTTCGCGAAGAGCTCCGTGAGGAAATTTCACGACAACGATCCAACGGCCGCGTTCATAGGCAACCTGAAGTTACGACCAAGCACGGAAAGCTGAAGACTGACCGCAAGACCAAACCGGAAAAAATGTACGTCGATGACCTCGCTGCTCTGGATCTTCTCTCCGAAGATGCCATTGTTGAACAACTCCAAAACCGCTACGAGCACGCCCAGATATACACCTATATCGGCGACATTCTGGTGGCAGTGAACCCCTTCGCCAATCTTGGGCTGTACACAGGAATT GAACAACGCCGGTATAAAGGTCAGGCCAGATCGGATAATCCACCGCATATATTCGCGGTGGCGGATGCTGCCTATCAGGCTTTGTTGCATCAGCGTCGAAATCAGGCAATTGTTATCAGCGGAGAGTCCGGCGCAGGTAAAACTGAAAGTGCCAATCTGCTACTCAAGCAGCTGGTTTACCTGAGCAAAGCACCGAATCGCAACCTGGAGGAGAGAATCCTACAGATCAACCCGATCATGGAAGCCTTCGGTAACGCAACCACGGGAATCAACGCAAACTCCTCAAGGTTCGGCAAGTACCTAGATCTCACGATGACAAAAGGTGGCAAGGTTACTGGTGCCAGGATTGCTGTCTACTTACTGGAGCAATCCAGAGTCGTAGCTCAGGCTGA ggGAGAGCGAAACTTCCATATCTTTTATTACATGTACGATGGCCTTGACGCTGACAATCGTTTGAAGGAATTCCACTTGGACTCAGGCTTGCGACAACAGCACAAATACCTTGCCGACCACAGCCACACCTCGCAGACTCACATAGACAAGTTTCAGCAGTTGAAGGCTGGATTCAAGGTACTCGGTTTTAGGGATGAAGAAGTGGACACTGTCTACGGCGTCTTAGCGGCGATCTTACATCTCGGTGATATCGAATTTGCTGAAGTGGCCAGCGAAGATAACACCGATAATAAAAGCAGAGTTATCGATATGGCTCCGCTTCACAGAG TGTCGAGACTGCTGGGCGTAGAAGCAATTGATCTTCTCGAAGCATTGACCTCAAACTCTGTAGTGACTCGAGGTGAGACCATTACGCGAAATAATACCGTGACTGAGGCGAGTGCGGCACGGGATGCAATGGCCAAAGGGCTTTACGGTCGCCTCTTCGACTGGATGGTGAACCAGATCAACTGTCTGTTGAACTTCGACCGTGCTAACTACGAACCTTTGGCAATCGGTCTTCTTGATATTTTtggtttcgaaaatttccccAGGAACTCTTTCGAACAACTGTGCATCAACATTGCCAACGAGCAGATCCAGTACTATTTTAACCAGCATATATTCACTTGGGAACAACAAGAATACATGGCTGAGGGCATTCCCGTTGACCTTGTTGAATTCTCAGACAACCGTCCCGTCCTTGACATGCTTCTCAGCCGACCGATTGGCCTGCTCGCTCTTCTCGACGAGGAAAGTAGATTCCCAAGGGCAACTGACAGGTCTCTCGTTG AAAAGTTCCACAACAATGTCAAGTCAAAATTCTACGTGCGACCAAAATCTGACGCAATTTGTTTCGCCATTCACCACTTTGCTGGCCGTGTTGTTTATCAGGCGGACGGATTCTTAGAGAAGAATAGAAACTTTTTGCCACCTGAGGTCATCCAGTTGATACGACAGTCTCAGTTCGATATGGTGCGGTTTCTGTTTCAATGTCCAATCACAAGAACCGGAAACTTGTACTCAGCTCTGTACGACACAGGTTCCCGCAAGATTTCACAGTCTCACCAAAGCACGAAG GATCTTCCGGCGGTTCCACAACCTTTAAAACTATTTCAGGATCGGTACAGTAGTCGCGGACTTGCCTCGCAATCCAGAGCGCAACAGACGGTTGCGACCTACTTCCGTTTCTCCCTCATGGATCTCCTCCAAAAGATGGTATCCGGGTCGCCGCAATTCGTTCGTTGCATAAAACCAAACGACTCAAAGAGTCCTCGACTTTTTGATAAGGAGAAGGTCATCAAGCAGCTCAGATACACCGGTGTTCTGGAGACCATAAGAATTCGTCAAAATGGTTTCTCCCACAGGATCCCTTTCAACGACTTTCTCAAAAG GTATTGCTTCTTGGCATTTGGATACGATGAGAGAGTGGTTGCAAATCGTGACAATTGTCGGCTGCTTTTGGTCCGTTTGAAAATGGACGGCTGGGCTCTGGGTAAGACGAAGGTATTCCTCAAGTACTATCACGTCGAGTTCCTTTCAAAGATGTACGAGGAGCAGCTGAAGAAAATCATCATGGTACAAGCATGCGTACGCCGATGGTTGGCGAAGATTAGATACAGAAAACAAAAGTGGCAGTTCGCTGTCTCCATCGTTACTCTACAGAGGCACATTCGGGGCTGGCTTACCAGGAAGCATTTGGAAGAAGAACTTATCAAACAGAGGGCAGAGGAGGAGGCACTGGCTCTGGAAAAAGCAAGAG AAAATGAACAGAAGACTGGTATGAACTGGTTCAAGGCTAAGCTCCTCCGTGGTTTCACACAGGAGCAAATCGATGTTGCTGCAGTGAACGAGCTCAACAAAGGAAAGGAGAATCTTAACGAGGACACGGCTGCTGTAATTATTCAGAGTC ATTTCCGAGGATTTACTATCCGAAGACGGTTCGGTTATGAACTGGAGGAAAGATTCAAGAGAATTTTAAACAACTACGATAACAAACAAGATGGTCTTCAAGCACTTCTTCGCGAGGGTTTGAGAAACGAAGACGCTGCTTTTATCGTTCAACGATGGTTCAGGAAGGAGGAAATTgttaagaagaagaaatccGTTCATCCTCCACGGGATCCGGTACATTCGAAACTAAGACAAACCGATCTCATCGCCTTTTCGCAGAAC GTTCACATGAAAAATCAAGATGTCCATAAGAACCTTCGTCGAAACAAACCAGGCATCCGCCTGAACGATGTTGAGGAACCACCACCTGACTACGTGCGTCCCGAGGGCTTCGACATGGTTCACAAGATGTTGGAATACCGCAACGGAAACCCACCCGATGCTGAAGCTACTGCAAAATACTACAAAGATCTGAAGGAAGAAATGAGCAG ACGCTCGCATCGAAAGTGGTTCGGAATTCGAAGACGACGAAGCTGGTTGGGACTCACCGTTGATACAGCTCGAAAATGA
- the LOC124176245 gene encoding myosin-IIIb-like isoform X7: protein MLHDPNEMTGGGTNMAYHGLSQHLNFDSLPDPDERFSLQELIGEGTYGEVYSARDKTTDSLVAVKILENVADNIEEIEEEYLVLRDLSLHPNIPLFHGIFLKKAPAQEEDQLWFVMELCTGGSVTDLVQGLKKRGKRLTDDQIAYIIRETVEALIYLHSNHCMHRDVKGHNILLTEEARVKLVDFGVSSHLAATMARRNTSVGTPYWMAPEVIACEQQLDSSYDSRCDIWSVGITAIELADGDPPLSELHPMRALFQIPRNPPPSLKNPDLFSPELTDFISECLVKDLEHRPFASELAEHPLLVNVAAVLDQVREELREEISRQRSNGRVHRQPEVTTKHGKLKTDRKTKPEKMYVDDLAALDLLSEDAIVEQLQNRYEHAQIYTYIGDILVAVNPFANLGLYTGIEQRRYKGQARSDNPPHIFAVADAAYQALLHQRRNQAIVISGESGAGKTESANLLLKQLVYLSKAPNRNLEERILQINPIMEAFGNATTGINANSSRFGKYLDLTMTKGGKVTGARIAVYLLEQSRVVAQAEGERNFHIFYYMYDGLDADNRLKEFHLDSGLRQQHKYLADHSHTSQTHIDKFQQLKAGFKVLGFRDEEVDTVYGVLAAILHLGDIEFAEVASEDNTDNKSRVIDMAPLHRVSRLLGVEAIDLLEALTSNSVVTRGETITRNNTVTEASAARDAMAKGLYGRLFDWMVNQINCLLNFDRANYEPLAIGLLDIFGFENFPRNSFEQLCINIANEQIQYYFNQHIFTWEQQEYMAEGIPVDLVEFSDNRPVLDMLLSRPIGLLALLDEESRFPRATDRSLVEKFHNNVKSKFYVRPKSDAICFAIHHFAGRVVYQADGFLEKNRNFLPPEVIQLIRQSQFDMVRFLFQCPITRTGNLYSALYDTGSRKISQSHQSTKDLPAVPQPLKLFQDRYSSRGLASQSRAQQTVATYFRFSLMDLLQKMVSGSPQFVRCIKPNDSKSPRLFDKEKVIKQLRYTGVLETIRIRQNGFSHRIPFNDFLKRYCFLAFGYDERVVANRDNCRLLLVRLKMDGWALGKTKVFLKYYHVEFLSKMYEEQLKKIIMVQACVRRWLAKIRYRKQKWQFAVSIVTLQRHIRGWLTRKHLEEELIKQRAEEEALALEKARENEQKTGMNWFKAKLLRGFTQEQIDVAAVNELNKGKENLNEDTAAVIIQSHFRGFTIRRRFGYELEERFKRILNNYDNKQDGLQALLREGLRNEDAAFIVQRWFRKEEIVKKKKSVHPPRDPVHSKLRQTDLIAFSQNVHMKNQDVHKNLRRNKPGIRLNDVEEPPPDYVRPEGFDMVHKMLEYRNGNPPDAEATAKYYKDLKEEMSSGSEFEDDEAGWDSPLIQLENDLHPSSRTRISQVLEVDAERRDRLMAQGDYALAPEQHLSDIWHKALRNPAESQAGEKQIRGIMENFQYKD, encoded by the exons ATGCTGCACGATCCAAACG AAATGACTGGTGGTGGGACCAACATGGCGTACCACGGTCTGAGTCaacatttgaattttgattcgCTACCAGACCCCGACGAGCGGTTCTCGCTCCAGGAGTTGATTGGCGAAGGAACTTATGGTGAGGTCTACTCCGCGCGAGACAAGACGACGGACTCCCTTGTCGCGGTAAAGATCTTGGAAAATGTTGCCGACAACATTGAGGAAATCGAGGAGGAATACCTAGTCCTCAGGGACCTGAGCCTCCACCCAAACATACCCCTCTTCCATGGAATATTCCTGAAAAAGGCCCCTGCTCAGGAGGAAGACCAGTTATGGTTCGTCATGGAG CTATGCACCGGTGGATCAGTCACGGATTTAGTCCAGGGACTGAAGAAGCGCGGTAAGCGTCTCACCGACGACCAGATTGCCTACATCATCAGAGAAACCGTCGAGGCCCTCATCTATCTTCACAGTAACCACTGCATGCACCGTGACGTCAAGGGTCACAACATCCTCCTCACTGAAGAAGCGCGAGTTAAACTCGTTGACTTTGGGGTCTCCTCGCATCTGGCAGCTACTATGGCCAGGCGGAACACTTCCGTTGGAACTCCCTACTGGATGGCTCCTGAG GTGATAGCATGTGAGCAGCAGCTAGATTCCTCATACGATTCGCGCTGTGATATTTGGTCAGTTGGAATAACTGCGATAGAGTTGGCGGACGGTGACCCACCACTGTCAGAACTTCATCCGATGCGGGCTCTCTTTCAAATACCACGAAATCCTCCGCCATCGTTGAAGAATCCAGATCTTTTTTCCCCGGAGTTGACAGACTTCATTTCCGAATGTCTAGTTAAGGATCTGGAACACCGTCCCTTCGCAAGTGAACTTGCTGAACACCCACTCCTGGTGAATGTTGCCGCGGTACTTGACCAAGTTCGCGAAGAGCTCCGTGAGGAAATTTCACGACAACGATCCAACGGCCGCGTTCATAGGCAACCTGAAGTTACGACCAAGCACGGAAAGCTGAAGACTGACCGCAAGACCAAACCGGAAAAAATGTACGTCGATGACCTCGCTGCTCTGGATCTTCTCTCCGAAGATGCCATTGTTGAACAACTCCAAAACCGCTACGAGCACGCCCAGATATACACCTATATCGGCGACATTCTGGTGGCAGTGAACCCCTTCGCCAATCTTGGGCTGTACACAGGAATT GAACAACGCCGGTATAAAGGTCAGGCCAGATCGGATAATCCACCGCATATATTCGCGGTGGCGGATGCTGCCTATCAGGCTTTGTTGCATCAGCGTCGAAATCAGGCAATTGTTATCAGCGGAGAGTCCGGCGCAGGTAAAACTGAAAGTGCCAATCTGCTACTCAAGCAGCTGGTTTACCTGAGCAAAGCACCGAATCGCAACCTGGAGGAGAGAATCCTACAGATCAACCCGATCATGGAAGCCTTCGGTAACGCAACCACGGGAATCAACGCAAACTCCTCAAGGTTCGGCAAGTACCTAGATCTCACGATGACAAAAGGTGGCAAGGTTACTGGTGCCAGGATTGCTGTCTACTTACTGGAGCAATCCAGAGTCGTAGCTCAGGCTGA ggGAGAGCGAAACTTCCATATCTTTTATTACATGTACGATGGCCTTGACGCTGACAATCGTTTGAAGGAATTCCACTTGGACTCAGGCTTGCGACAACAGCACAAATACCTTGCCGACCACAGCCACACCTCGCAGACTCACATAGACAAGTTTCAGCAGTTGAAGGCTGGATTCAAGGTACTCGGTTTTAGGGATGAAGAAGTGGACACTGTCTACGGCGTCTTAGCGGCGATCTTACATCTCGGTGATATCGAATTTGCTGAAGTGGCCAGCGAAGATAACACCGATAATAAAAGCAGAGTTATCGATATGGCTCCGCTTCACAGAG TGTCGAGACTGCTGGGCGTAGAAGCAATTGATCTTCTCGAAGCATTGACCTCAAACTCTGTAGTGACTCGAGGTGAGACCATTACGCGAAATAATACCGTGACTGAGGCGAGTGCGGCACGGGATGCAATGGCCAAAGGGCTTTACGGTCGCCTCTTCGACTGGATGGTGAACCAGATCAACTGTCTGTTGAACTTCGACCGTGCTAACTACGAACCTTTGGCAATCGGTCTTCTTGATATTTTtggtttcgaaaatttccccAGGAACTCTTTCGAACAACTGTGCATCAACATTGCCAACGAGCAGATCCAGTACTATTTTAACCAGCATATATTCACTTGGGAACAACAAGAATACATGGCTGAGGGCATTCCCGTTGACCTTGTTGAATTCTCAGACAACCGTCCCGTCCTTGACATGCTTCTCAGCCGACCGATTGGCCTGCTCGCTCTTCTCGACGAGGAAAGTAGATTCCCAAGGGCAACTGACAGGTCTCTCGTTG AAAAGTTCCACAACAATGTCAAGTCAAAATTCTACGTGCGACCAAAATCTGACGCAATTTGTTTCGCCATTCACCACTTTGCTGGCCGTGTTGTTTATCAGGCGGACGGATTCTTAGAGAAGAATAGAAACTTTTTGCCACCTGAGGTCATCCAGTTGATACGACAGTCTCAGTTCGATATGGTGCGGTTTCTGTTTCAATGTCCAATCACAAGAACCGGAAACTTGTACTCAGCTCTGTACGACACAGGTTCCCGCAAGATTTCACAGTCTCACCAAAGCACGAAG GATCTTCCGGCGGTTCCACAACCTTTAAAACTATTTCAGGATCGGTACAGTAGTCGCGGACTTGCCTCGCAATCCAGAGCGCAACAGACGGTTGCGACCTACTTCCGTTTCTCCCTCATGGATCTCCTCCAAAAGATGGTATCCGGGTCGCCGCAATTCGTTCGTTGCATAAAACCAAACGACTCAAAGAGTCCTCGACTTTTTGATAAGGAGAAGGTCATCAAGCAGCTCAGATACACCGGTGTTCTGGAGACCATAAGAATTCGTCAAAATGGTTTCTCCCACAGGATCCCTTTCAACGACTTTCTCAAAAG GTATTGCTTCTTGGCATTTGGATACGATGAGAGAGTGGTTGCAAATCGTGACAATTGTCGGCTGCTTTTGGTCCGTTTGAAAATGGACGGCTGGGCTCTGGGTAAGACGAAGGTATTCCTCAAGTACTATCACGTCGAGTTCCTTTCAAAGATGTACGAGGAGCAGCTGAAGAAAATCATCATGGTACAAGCATGCGTACGCCGATGGTTGGCGAAGATTAGATACAGAAAACAAAAGTGGCAGTTCGCTGTCTCCATCGTTACTCTACAGAGGCACATTCGGGGCTGGCTTACCAGGAAGCATTTGGAAGAAGAACTTATCAAACAGAGGGCAGAGGAGGAGGCACTGGCTCTGGAAAAAGCAAGAG AAAATGAACAGAAGACTGGTATGAACTGGTTCAAGGCTAAGCTCCTCCGTGGTTTCACACAGGAGCAAATCGATGTTGCTGCAGTGAACGAGCTCAACAAAGGAAAGGAGAATCTTAACGAGGACACGGCTGCTGTAATTATTCAGAGTC ATTTCCGAGGATTTACTATCCGAAGACGGTTCGGTTATGAACTGGAGGAAAGATTCAAGAGAATTTTAAACAACTACGATAACAAACAAGATGGTCTTCAAGCACTTCTTCGCGAGGGTTTGAGAAACGAAGACGCTGCTTTTATCGTTCAACGATGGTTCAGGAAGGAGGAAATTgttaagaagaagaaatccGTTCATCCTCCACGGGATCCGGTACATTCGAAACTAAGACAAACCGATCTCATCGCCTTTTCGCAGAAC GTTCACATGAAAAATCAAGATGTCCATAAGAACCTTCGTCGAAACAAACCAGGCATCCGCCTGAACGATGTTGAGGAACCACCACCTGACTACGTGCGTCCCGAGGGCTTCGACATGGTTCACAAGATGTTGGAATACCGCAACGGAAACCCACCCGATGCTGAAGCTACTGCAAAATACTACAAAGATCTGAAGGAAGAAATGAGCAG TGGTTCGGAATTCGAAGACGACGAAGCTGGTTGGGACTCACCGTTGATACAGCTCGAAAATGACCTTCATCCATCCTCGAG GACGCGAATCAGTCAGGTTCTCGAGGTCGATGCGGAGCGGAGAGACAGACTAATGGCGCAGGGCGACTACGCTCTCGCCCCCGAACAGCATCTCTCGGACATTTGGCACAAGGCCTTGCGGAATCCAGCGGAGTCTCAAGCAGGAGAAAAACAGATCAG AGGTATCATGGAAAACTTTCAG TACAAAGACTAA